The Medicago truncatula cultivar Jemalong A17 chromosome 4, MtrunA17r5.0-ANR, whole genome shotgun sequence genome includes a region encoding these proteins:
- the LOC25492639 gene encoding cyanogenic beta-glucosidase: MRYFLFSLLLPTFIITFTHGQEIIKTTPQIGTLNRNDFPEGFIFGTASSAYQYEGAASEGGRGPSIWDTFTHRYPQKISDGNNGDVAVDSYHRYKEDVGIMKDMNLDAYRFSISWSRILPDGKLSGGINQEGIDYYNNLINELVANGLQPFVTLFHWDLPQTLEDEYGGFLSPLIIKDFQDYAELCFKTFGDRVKHWITLNEPWTYSQDGYANGEMAPGRCSSWLNPNCTGGDSGTEPYLVAHYQLLAHAAVVNLYKTKYQVSQKGVIGITLVINYFVPLSDNKLDIKAAERATDFMFGWFMDPLANGDYPKTMRALVRTRLPKFTKEQSKLVSGSFDFIGINYYSSCYASDAPQLSNGKHSYLTDSLSRFSFERDGKTIGLNVASNWLYVYPRAIRDFLIQVKEKYNNPLIYITENGINEYDDPSLSLEESLMDTYRVDYHYRHLFYLNEAIKAGVNVKGYFAWSLLDNFEWHKGYTVRFGMTFVDYKNGLKRYQKLSGLWFQNFLSSENKKVYIDSI, encoded by the exons ATGAGATATTTCCTATTTTCTCTCTTGTTGCCAACATTCATAATTACTTTCACACATGGTCaagaaataattaaaactaCACCTCAAATAGGTACTTTGAATAGAAATGATTTCCCAGAAGGCTTTATATTTGGCACAGCATCTTCTGCATATCAATATGAAGGTGCAGCAAGTGAAGGTGGAAGAGGACCAAGTATTTGGGATACATTCACTCATAGATATCCTCAAAAAATCAGTGATGGAAACAATGGAGACGTTGCGGTTGACTCGTATCATCGATATAAGGAAGATGTTGGTATCATGAAGGATATGAACTTGGATGCATACAGATTTTCCATATCTTGGTCTAGAATACTCCCAGATGGGAAACTAAGTGGAGGAATTAATCAAGAAGGAATCGACTATTACAACAACCTCATCAATGAGTTGGTGGCAAATG GTTTACAACCATTTGTAACTCTTTTTCATTGGGATCTTCCTCAAACTCTAGAAGATGAATATGGCGGTTTCTTAAGTCCTCTCATCAT AAAAGACTTTCAAGACTATGCGGAACTTTGCTTCAAAACATTTGGAGATAGAGTAAAACATTGGATAACTTTGAATGAACCATGGACTTACAGTCAAGATGGGTATGCAAATGGTGAAATGGCACCAGGTCGATGCTCTTCTTGGTTGAATCCAAATTGCACCGGCGGTGATTCTGGAACAGAACCTTATTTAGTTGCACATTATCAACTTCTAGCTCATGCAGCAGTTGTTAATTTGTACAAGACCAAGTATCAAGTCTCTCAAAAGGGTGTGATAGGTATAACATTGGTTATTAACTATTTTGTGCCACTCTCAGATAATAAACTTGATATAAAGGCTGCTGAACGAGCTACAGACTTTATGTTTGGATG GTTTATGGATCCCTTGGCCAATGGAGATTATCCAAAAACCATGAGAGCATTAGTCAGAACAAGGTTACCAAAGTTTACAAAAGAGCAATCTAAGCTAGTGAGtggttcatttgattttattggcATAAACTATTACTCTTCATGCTATGCTTCTGATGCACCTCAGTTAAGCAATGGCAAACATAGCTACCTAACAGATTCACTCTCTCGTTTTTCAT TCGAACGTGATGGAAAAACCATTGGTCTAAAT GTTGCTTCAAATTGGTTGTATGTTTATCCAAGAGCAATTCGAGACTTTCTGATACAagttaaagaaaaatacaaCAACCCTTTAATTTATATTACTGAAAATG GTATTAATGAGTACGATGATCCATCATTATCGCTCGAGGAATCTCTTATGGATACTTATAGAGTTGATTATCATTATCGTCATTTATTCTATCTTAATGAGGCAATCAA GGCTGGTGTAAATGTAAAGGGATACTTTGCATGGTCTTTGTTGGACAATTTTGAATGGCATAAAGGTTATACTGTGAGATTTGGAATGACATTCGTAGATTACAAAAATGGTTTGAAAAGATATCAAAAGCTCTCGGGATTGTGGTTCCAGAATTTTCTCTCATCAGAGAACAAAAAAGTTTACATAGATTCCATTTAA